TCACAATAACACCAATTTTTTCATGCGATTGTTCGATTTCAGAATCAAGTTGCGATCGTAATATCATCTCAACACGATCAAAATCGAATCAGTCACTGATCGCACGTTCAAACTCACGATTCAAAACAGCTACGAGGGAACTGTGGTATTTTGCGAAACAGATCGAAACAAGCTCTTCGGAATTCTAAAATACTGGATAAGAAAACGAAACTACGTGATATTACGAGGGAGAGAAGAAACTCACGGCTGAGACGCCGCCGCCGAGGATGATGTACTTGAAGCTCTTCTCCGCCATTTTTATCCGATCGATCTTCGGAAAGTTGTTGTTATCTTGTCGCTGGAGTTGGTTTGTGTGAAAAAATGCTGGGCTAATATTTGAGGTGAGCCTAATTGGCTACTAACTTAACTAAAACTCGGCCGTTGATTGGAAGATGAAGACCAAACCCGTACACGTGGCAAGATAATCGCCCTTCGATTATTCATCGTCGTGAATCTGgaaaggaaataaaataattagggGATTatggattagtttttttttttttttatttaagtcaAAAATAGTTGGTGGGATTGGAAAAGTCACAAATGTGCCACGTTACTGGATAAGTCATGAGCTAAGTACGATGGGTTTGAGGCTTATTGGGCTGCTTTTTTGGACACTTAAGACCCCATAATAACAAATTCAATCAATAGTGCAATTGTGATGATGACTCCTGATAATTATCTAACAAGCCTCACATTTACACACAAATACATGCCTAAAATAGCATGATTTAGACCAGGGTTCATATTTCTTATATAAAGTTTACAGAGTACTGCATAACATGTAAACGTAAAACAGAGTTTTTAACATCTTTTAGAATGTTTGTTAGTATTGCGATCAATCACCATCGAGTTCTTGCTTTTTGATGAACTAAAATTGGCCCCTAATACTATAGGTGAAATAACAATACTACTTGTGAAGAATATAAATGATTGGAACTATAAGAGGGATTAtctagttatatataaataaactgtAACCAATTATTTGTATATAGGTTTCTTGCTACACGCAGAGCCGGCTTAACATTGTTATGGGTCCtaggacaaaaaaaatttttttaccctttaagatttatattcagataatgtttaaaatatttttaaaatttaattagtaatattttttatattttgtgatgaaaataaaactatatgcatatcaaatatttttgggtcctttttcaattttatttattatatttataatttttttatataaaaatatagtttttttaaaaaaaattggtcccCTTAACTATAAATATACAGGGGATACGGGGTTGGACCCGGGGCGGTCGCACCTTCTTGTCCCCCTTCCTCAGCCGGCCCTGACTACACGGTTCATAAATAATGCAATTTTCCgaagaatctatatatataaagaagagtttCCTTCACTCCTAGGCCATCCACATCAGATTCCATGTCACTAATTCGGAGTCTGTGGTGACGACACATGTCACGGTCAATCAAAAGCCAATGTTTCATTAATTCTTGAATTTAATGGGTTTTATGTGTTTACTACGGTCCACatacatcttctctaaaaaaACGGTATACGAAACTTATGGAAAGTGGCCGTCGAGCAAAAATTCCCGTTCAGTCAACTGTCAATAGAAATCCAACAGTTTCACCGGTGACGAACGATTCTAAACAATGTCAGTCGGAAGCTGAATAGACTTCTTTAATCTGGAGCCGTTACGGAAATTAACTTGATTCATGCATCTTCATTAACATTCATATAAATACATACTCTCTACTTCTCACACGATCTCACATTCAATGAATCTCTTCATTCATTCCTTTGTGTTAATCATCCATTATAAATATGAAAGTTTTCTTCCAAGAAAATCATCAGTTCATTTCTCTtaataaacaacacaaaaaggtgatgaaaaaatatttgaCGGATTGTGATAGAAAAGTgataagaaacagaaaaaatgagatgAGAAACGGaataaacagagaagaagagaaaagaggaagaCGATAGAAGAGGGGAGATAACTTTTTTTAGTGAaccttttttaaaaagatatatttatcTTTAGCACATAATAATTTCCAACATCCTGGTGTTGATTTTTCATTATTGTGGCTCCCTAAAAGGTTGTTGGCTCTGATCTCAAGGATATAACAGTTAGTGCAGAAATTTATAGATATAGAATCATGtgtgagtatgcatgattgtgATTTGTGAGTATATTTCAATTACATCTTTTCCATACCGACTACTGGATTGTGAATTCTATTTAACTTGGCTGCTTCTGTGTCTCCAAAATTGGCTGAGTTTTGATATATACATAGAAtgcatttttcttattatacttCCAAGTTTGAGTCTGCATATATCACAATAAAATGAGGATGATGGACGAATGAGCTGAGTGTGGAATACTAAACATGTTCTTACATGAAATTGAAGCGTTGTAGTTTTGTCCAAACACTAACTTATGCTTTATTTAGAACACTCACTTCCCATAACATATGTATTCTCTTCTCGACAAATGATACATGCTaacctaataaaaaaacaatcacatcATTGACACATTTGAAAGAAAGTTCGTCCAACCGCATCTcctattttggataaaaacaaCTAGAACTAATACGATATGAAAAACAAtagtttcaatatatatatatatatatatatatgaaaataatgtttcattGGACATCaacctaaaataatattttagcaaataattaataatataatatcaaagacataaattttaaaaatattcataagaaaaaatataatctaagatttttgtattaaaaattattttacttattatcaaaattatcataattacagtagaataaacaaagaaaatatgtaaaactattATGTATTCATGGACATTTTAATAATAAGATGATCATGATCTATAACAAGAATAACGAAATATACACAATAAAAGTTAATATCACCTTAAATTTTAAGTAAgctaaacattttgaaatactctttaattgatatattatgtatttttggtTACTAACACGTCCGTAGCgtaaataaaaagagagagagattatgctaatagtaaaaattagttttttggttaattttaaattaagaaaatagtatatatcatatacatctCTTCTTgcaaatgtaaaactaaaacacaaaccacaaatcatataaaaaataataattttgattacaaataaattatatcatgcCCGTAAGACGGACCGACCCTAGTCTAATTATATATCTTTCAGTCCCGTTCAAAAACAGTAGGtactttttttgtcaaaattctCTTTTTATTAGAGAAGGGCATACTACATGAGAAGTTCATAAAGCTCAAATATAAAAGTACAGACTAAAAAAGCATTAAAACCCGAAACAGTCCGGCCCATTTTTAGCCCATCAGATCCTCTTGAGTCGTTTTGTGCCACTCAAATCCACGTGTCTTCTACGAAGAAAAGCTCTGCCACGCGTCTTCATCTCgatatgcatgaaacaacacTTTAAATTGAGATGATACGTATCTAAGACGCGCCGCCACTAGAGTGAGAAGCTTTCTGAAACAGCTCTGCCGGTAAAGCGTCGCCACCGAGCACAGTTATGAACTCCTCCATCTCCATCCTTCATCTAACCGCCGCTTAAGCAGGAACCTCCGCCAATCATCGGAAAATAAATCTGGGAGAGACTCAGATGACCTAATATAGGATCTTTACCGGACCATCTTGAAGATGTCGATTCATCTAAATCCTCACTAGTATCATCCAAGGTTAATCCAACATCACTGCTTCCTTTCTATCAAGGAGACTCCGCTTTAAAGCCAACTTTACGGCTTCAATCTAATTGAGCAGATATTgattcctttaaaaaaaaagcaagtgCAAACCGAGAGGAAAGAAAAGACCCTTCTTAAGCAAACGGGGTCATAATAAGCTGCGAAGGAGGATTCTATATACTACAACTCAATCTTCATCGGAGAACAAAAAATCAGCCTTGAGGCTTCATTCCGATTCCGTTTGAAACATCACGACAAAAAATCGCCACCGCGAAGGGAAGGATTCGCCACCGCAAAAAGAAAGATTCGACACCGCGAAGAGAACGATTCGTCAAGCGAAATATATacatcaaaaaaacaaaaaacaaaaaacaaaaaacaaaaagaaaaatggtagCCGGCGGCAAAGACCACCAGCCACCGAACGATGATTATTATAGAAAGCTTTTCTAGTGAGAAGTTGGAGGATTTAGAGAGAGAAGTCgattgtattaaaacattaGGTACAATAACCCATTAttcgattttatttttttctttgtagtattattcttttagtttttctgaattcaaaatatataattgagaAATCTAATAAATAAACGGAAGCAAAATTTGGTGAGTGGATAATAGATGCATACGAAGACAAAAACGCCAAGCAAGCCTTTTATGGGGGGTGTGGCCTGTCGACACAAACACGTGAAACCAATACTGGCTGCCTTATTCTCTAACTTGTTCCCTTCTGaaagttctttttattttaccaaaactaatttgatttttcctctattattttatacatatcaTCTTCCTAGGATCCTCATCGTCTCTGATATCTAATAGCTCCCATTGATATTGTTTAGTTTAATAGTcatccaaaatataaataaaactcgAATCATTTGTTCTTCTGCACCGTTGTTTTCGCTAGCCGTCCACGCAATAATTATCAACATCCATACGTAAATTACactattcttttattttagtattctaAGCTAAAGTCCATGCTAATCTTCGGAACATGTAAATTAGTCCGTTTAAACGTCTACAATAGCAGGAAAATAAAACGTCTACAATAGCAGGAAGAGGATTTTAATCATAGTCGTCCACTAATCACATCATGAAATCATTAGACCATTTTACCATAAGTTATAAAGAAACTATATAGTGAGATGTTTAATTTGCAGTGAAACAAGGAACATAAAACGATTAGAGCTGGCAAAATGGAGTAAAGCTtcgaaaaatattatatttaatgatCCTGATCAACTTTTCTCTAGATATTATTAAGAATATGTGCGGTTTCTCATGGTTAATTTGATCTAGAATTCTAGATGCTTGTTTTTCATTAGCTATATTAGGCATGTTTATGTGAGTTTTGCATAAGATATATGTATGTGAGCTTATACATCTTTAATTACTTACTAGGAGTGAATCATCCAGTTGTGAGAACAGAATGAATCCTTCTAAAGCATTATTTAGATCTCGCACTTATTGCTCTTTGAAAATTTCAAGTCACAGCTAGACTTTTACCTAGTTAGACCACATAAAGTGGTTACGTTAACCTTAGATGCATACATCCTTTTGGCTATTTATATACTCAAACATCCATACGATATATCTTATCAGTAGATAGAGTTCCAAGTTATTTCATATCACACTTAATTTTCTTCTAAATGCGGTCACCCTTATTTGTAAAATCTCACTTAACATTTGTCTATATTGTTATCTCCACTTTCCCTGCAAGTTAACATGATTTTGTTTAGCTTTTACAAAAACCTTATACTTTTTCATACTTACTATTTTTACCTAACTATTTTGTTTTCTCAATAACCCAACACAgttattatttgatataaattaaacattatcatataataatttaattacataACATGTACAAACAAACACGAAAcattataatttgtaaaaaaaataccagatatataattttttgtatatgtagTTAACAACATTGTTTATACGTAAGAAATAGGTTTATATATCTTTGATTCTTTTAAATCGagttaaaagtttttaaaaatgaatattcgTATGCTTTTCAATATAAACATTTGATTAGATGAAAGTAAtagttaaaattttgaaattaattggaTTATATTAATGCATAtagtttattttgaaaaaatataaaaataaatgaaaagtaaGGATTAATTTACaattaaataagtttattttcaaaaaatgaagATATATACCGTAGATCTTCAAATTTGAAGCAACATTGttcattgttttattttgaaataagaaatgaagttgagttgaaataaaatttactttaaaatgAAGTAAAAAGTGAAAAATGACTGGAGTTGGAAATGATATAAAGGATGGTAGATTTGAAACTTGTTTCTTTTCCATATACACAAATACACAATCTAGTTCCGTTCCATCAATCCTTTTCTCGAAAAGATGCAAACactaaaaaaaaaccatttaaaaGAAGCAGGCTCATAACTATTTCTATAGGCGCGTGCATGTGTTTTGCTtccataataaattaataataatgttttgATGTAATGGTTAGATTACTTGGTTAAGTAAGAAATTAGAAGCGGGCGTAGTGCATGTGATTCTCTAATTTCTGTTAgttaatgtataaaataaatataattttgggaATAAAAAAGCAAGAGGGAAGAGAAGGCGCAGAAAGAGGAATCCTAGGTTCAAGGGTTGTCAAGGGCCTATGAAGTCTATTAGTATATGATTACTCCATGTTCCAACTATGATTTaggctttttctttttttacgttttgtttttttaactgGATTTAGGCTTTTTCCTATATTCAAAAAGACACTGTTATATTCATCACGGTCATAGATTACGGTATTACAaactataataaataatataaatttcttataagttttttttccatttatttGCATAATTTCGTGTTTTTGAGAattcaaaatctaaattttcTGGTGTAGAATCATCAATGAATTTTAGTTAGACCACCGTCCCAAAATGACTTTCACAGAAAATTAACTTATTTGTTGGCCAAAAATGGTGTTATAgtttaatagtataattttcaaaatatttaatcataGGGTCTTACAGTTAACGAGATCCGAAGAAATATTATGACACGTTGACTCACCATTCTACACAGTCAACCCCCGTAAATATGTTACATCTAAAATAATGAGCCAAATTATTACCACGTACGATACTTTCTTGATACATctttatttatatacaaatttacgTATATTGCaattttataagttataaccCTTTACATTATAATTCACCCTGCATAGTACGTATATACATAACAGTTCTAAATATCTTGCCTTTTGtatttcattaatatataactatatagataatttataaatatgtgcAGTATAAGAAATAAGTCCTTAACTTGAAATCtgaatttaacatatataaataaaaagttcaGGGATAAATAGTCgagaaaatttcaattttaccacaaatttaatactatttttcaaatttactaTTAATAAATGGCTATTTTTACGAATACTCtaaatttatgattatataatactaaactaatttttaaaaatatttatagagcATTTATATACTCAACTCCTACTCTAACCCTTTAATACTAAACACTACACAATAATCACTAAAGTGTAAATCcaaatattagtatattttttaattggtgTATTGTAGttctaacaatttttttaaatagtcaAATCATAAACTGGAAAAACACAcaacaagaaaaggaaaattttagTTAACCCTCAAATTGTCCAATATGCTACTTTTACTTGCCATTTTATTTACCATTACCATAAAAAATCTGACTGAGCATGCAGTCATATCATTCTTCTATTTACACGCGAGTCACCCTATCTGGTTTTTTGAGCAAAAAAAACGTAATTCTtgtttctttatatatttttgtctgCTTAGCATATCTTTCGTTAATCATTAATGTTTCCTTTGTTAGTAACAGACGTAATTCTTAATTGTATGTTCGGTACTTTTATCTACTGTTTGAACTTTGAAGTCATATTGTGAATTTGAAAGACAAATAAAACTGGGGTTTTctagaaataaaatatattaaaaatagaaaatagagaaaacgtttttttttctttgaactaAGTTGTCGCAatgaatttttgaaataaactgCGCACTGGGTACCTATCTTGTTCTGACAGTATTGTTCTAAGGTCACAAATATTACTTTTTAAGTGCTATTTATAATTTCTGACCAATCTCACCAACCAATTGTTCGCAGTAAATTGAGACATACGAGGAAGAAAGTAGTTACTTTTCATCGACACAatgttttcttaattatttaaatgaaatttcaaaaatattcaaatatcacGTCGATATAAGTACATAACAATATAAATCACATTACTAAGTATTCTacaaattacattaaaattccAAGATGGATGCTAAGCCTTGGatatttttgtgtgttattgttattttattactaATTTTGTAGGATTGAAAATGTGAAAGAGATACTGAAAATCCAGCTGGGTGGATGACAAAGAACTCTAGTGATcttaataaaattcaaatgGAGACCAGttttgagcaaaaaaaaaaattgaaaatcagCCTGACACACAAGTTTTAGAAACGAGTGTAGTATAGACTGGGTACTGATTCAAGAAATGATGGGCAAAATGTTATGCAATTTTGACTATGGTCAAATTTGTCATGATAATAGTGGAAGTAAATTATTGATCACCCAAAAAAATCGCGGGTGAATTCTTCTTTGACATGACTAGATGACATtgatatatacaatatataaatgGCTAGACAAGTAGTAAATGCCAcaattcacttttttttttccgtctgaTAAAATTCATTTGAAACAATGATCACAATGTTTGATACCTAAACTGGCGGAAAAACAAGAAATCCCTAGCAACAAGAGCCTAAAAAACAGGCGACCAAACCCACACCGGGATAGCTTACAATAGAAATCCAAAATAAGGAAATTCAAAACTTCGTAGAGGAACTAACACCTTCAGATTGCAACATTTCGATACATCCAAACACTTGTGAACTCGGAACGAGATTTATCGTTGTCGCCCACGGCCCACCGAACGATAACATCAACTTCTACCAACAAGGAGAACACTTCTCTCTAAACCAAAGAACCCAGACTTTATAACCCGGTAAGATAGAACCACTCTAGGGTCACACACACTTCCGGATACGGCGGTGACGCACTTCATGCGACCAAACAATGCCTCAATAAAAGCCCTACAAAGACCACTCCAATCTCAACAGATCTGGAGACCAACGAAGTCTAAACCCGCCAAAACCCACCGAAATCAGAAAGAAAGCAGCAGCAAAGGACATGATAGCGTTCAAATCACTACACCAAGGAACCGAAAAAATTACAAGCTTAGGAACCCACTAGTAAAGCCACGAACCTCCCTATAAAAGATAAACCAACAACACCATTCCACTAGATATACCGATCTGTGAAACTCACTACACCAAACTCCTTGGACACGAAAGAAGTGATTTGGGTAAGACAAACTTGAACGGACACGCAAACCAGTGAAGGGTTTGTTCTAGATCTAGACGAAGCCATGTGCTGCCAAAACCAACCACGGCCATAGCCggataaacaaaataaagaacaaCGGCTTCAGCATACAACGGGACTCACGGAAAATCTGACAAACCACTCCAAGCCACGAGCTCTCAAGACAATCAACCCGAAATTTGGACAGATCTAAACACAGAAAAGTACAACACCTAAAGGACAAGAAACTACGAAGGATTTGACCGGCGGTGTTAGCGCCACCGCCACGCGCTGGTCACCGGAAAAGATGCAGGTCTTGACTTGTAGGGAGGAGCAGGGGCGGCTGAGGAGAGGAAAGTGCCACAATTCACTTTTTATTTAGGTGTTTAAAACGAATACAATTCTTCTACGGAGAAACAATGTATATGTAAATCGAGTGATGGTAATCTAATTTCGTGAGGCTTGGTGGTGTGTATCTATATCAGTTTTGGATTCGATTTGTTTTTAGAACTATATTATCACTACTTGGTGAGAATGGACTTTGGTTTCGCCGCAAGTGATTTAAACGGTGATCTGTCGGTCCATCATCTGGTATTAGTAAGAAGATATTCCAAATTCGGGTTAGATAATGTGGTACGTTTTTGGGTTAGTCCATCTGTAGTACTAAGTGCGTTTTTCCCGGGATCGACCAAATCAACCGACAAGgcttataaaacaaaaaaaacaacgtATATGTAATATGATGTATTCTTGTTTTTGAAATtcaagtaaaataaatattttgaaagtagATTTTGATATGGAATAATGATAAATATCTCATGAAATAATGgaataaaaggtaaaaaaaaaaagaagagaatattATTGTGACGCAAATAATATGAAAGACTCGCAAACATATGGAATGGAGCCCACCATGTTTTTCAACTTGTTCACATCTCTTAACGCTATTCACCCAAAGAGAAAAAGGCACTTTTactttctccttcttcctctcctCAATCTCTCTTTGGATTCTGTTTAAGCTAAGTacattttagggtttatccgAGCTCCAAATCCACTCGATCTCTTGAGTTCCTTAGCCAAAAGCTTAGCTCTTTCCATCTGTGTAAGCTTTCTTCCTTATTATTTTCGCTATCTTTTCCCGTACGCCTTCGTTTGcaccttttcttcttctgcaaCTCTCTTTGATTGCTTAATGTTTCTTATTTATGAATGTTTCTctaaattttgtttccttttttctttctgaGATTTCATTTTCTCTGTGTTCTCACTGGGCCTTTTGTGCATTTGAAATCACTCTTATGATTTGAtggttttttcttatatatatatatatatataaaaaaaaagaaatattaaatttaattggaTTAAATGGAATCCTCACTCCTTGCATCAGCTACATGTTCTTTGTTTTCCTAATATGTATTCAAGTTTAATGAGATCTGAGAgttcttcatctttcttcttgACGCGGTTTGGTTTTGCTGTAAATCGTTGGTTTCTCTTCACATTACTCAACTAACTTTACTTTCATCAAACTCATAAATTTTCTATGAGAGTTTTGCCTTTAAAAaaatgtcttctttttttttctctgttttaagtttaaaattaatctctctctctctctatatatagtaCTTGTGCAGGATTCATGATTGATTATGCAAATTATAATTACCTAAACCTAATTTAGATCTGTTGGTTTTTGTTCCTTTTCATTTCATAAACTATAATGACCTAATTTAGATCATTGCTTATTCTTCTGTTTCAGGTAACTATGCTTGTTGCTGAAGCTTAGAAACAGATCATAGAAGatgaatatttgatatttttttctttctcagagGTTTGTATACTGTGGAAGAAAAAGAAGCTGCAATGGGATCCTTTGCTGGTTCCTGTGAAATTGTGGAAGAGAAAGACGAAGAACTGAGGATGGCAAAAGTACACTCAGGGAGATATGGTAAACCTTCTTTGGGAGGATCATCAAACAAAGACTCAGAGAGGAAGCAGCGAGAGTATCACGGCTCTCTCGAGTACGACATTGACAAGCTTTTTCAGTCCATACCCGTGAAACCACCGACGAGGAGGCTACTGAGTTCTTCTTTCCATAACAACTTTGAGACAAGCGCGAGTGCTGGTCCGAGCAGGACCACGAGCCCTTCAAAGAGAAGCGCCATGAAGAAGCCAATGACGCCTCAGTCTCCTAGAGTTGCTGACTCGCTTTCTTTGAAGCAGGCTCTGAGGGACCGTTGCATTTCCAAGGCCTCGGAGATGGCTGCTCAGAAACGGTTGTCTAAATCAGCAGCTGCGTCTCCGAGGGTCTCTGAAGCTGACAGGATTAAGAGTTTGTATAATCAATCCACCAGGCTTGTTCCTGTGGACAAGGGTAAAGGAACCTTGGTTGATGAGACATCTTTGATGCCGGTAAACAAAGATATACCAAGCACTTCGAGGAGCGTGTCTCAACGGTCTGAAGAGCCTCCTAACCCTGTTTCTGAGCCATCTCAAGGTGGAACCAACAGATCCGGGTCTTGGCTAAGTTCTGGCAGTGGAGATTGTGAGGTAGAGTTAGATGAAAACGTTGCCTCCACTTCGGCTCAAGATGATGTGCAAGAAGTAGACAAACATGTTACCTCACTACTGCCTTCTGATTCTAGCAACAAAGACAATGCAGAAGAGCTTGAAAAGAAGATTCTCTCAACCACTCTGGATTTGGAGCAGACAGTGAAGTTGGATGACTCACCACCAGAGAAAAGCAAAACGGTGCGCAAGGTAACAAGAATGATCCCGCGTCCCAAAAAGAAGATTTTGGTTAAGAAGAAGTTGAAAATTGGGATAGTTTCAACTAAAAAGGATGAAGAAACCAATAAACTCCTCTGCCAAAGATGTCACTGTTCGTTGAAGAGCACCAGCATCATCAATAACCAACCGCCCTCTTATACTACCAGTCATGAAGTAGCCGATGAGAACTCATCTGGTTCTTGTAATGTTAGTCAAAGCTCTGAAGCTGAGATTATTGTCATGAAACAAAACGTTTCCTCTAGCAATAATGACAGTGGCAACAAATTCGAGTTCTCCTTAAGTTCAAAAGACAGTCTTGGGGATTACAGCAGGAGCACAAGCATGAGCGAGGAGAGCAATCTTAGCAGCAGGTTCAGCTGTGGGAACAAGCCTCACATGTCGATGGATGTGAGATGGGAAGCGATTAAGCACGTCAAGTTGCAATGCGGCGGCTCTTTGGGGTTAAGACACTTCAACCTTTTGAAGAAACTCGGCTGTGGAGATATAGGAACGGTCTATCTCGCAGAGCTGATTGGTACGAACTGTTTGTTTGCTATAAAGGTTATGGACAACGAGTTCTTGGCGAGAAGGAAGAAGAGTCCAAGGGCACAAGCGGAGCGTGAAATACTTAAAATGTTGGACCATCCTTTTCTTCCTACGTTGTATGCGCAGTTTACTTCGGATAACTTGTCTTGTCTAGTCATGGAGTATTGTCCTGGAGGAGATGTTCACGTGCTTAGACAGAAGCAGCTCGGAAGATGTTTCCCTGAACCAGCAGCAAGGTAAAGATTATCAAATGTTAAAATTGCGTCATTAACATCATCACTTTGGTTTAGGCCTGCGGGTTCGGTTCAATAGAAATCTTACCAAATTAACCCGAAAATAAAAGTTCGGTTCAGTATTTGTTTAGTTCGGTATTTGAAATCCAACCGAACTTTTTGATTTCggttatattttggtttaattttgttaaaatgtaGGATAAATTTGGTTAGTTCAGTTTTTGAAAATCCTACCGAAATTTTTGATTTCAGTtagattttgtttaaatttaggATGAATTCGATTAATTTCAGTTAAATTTAGTTAGGAATTTGGTTTGTTCATTTCGGgttttggatatggtttgggtatatatatttcttttaagaaaaaaatcgaTTCCTAAACcgaaaactgattttttttttaaaacctacTGAATCAAACTGAGCTAACCaaagtttcggttcggttcaaaatcTCAGGTCTAGTTTGGTTAATTGatgatattatatttgttttcagGTTCTATGTTGCAGAAATCCTTCTTGCATTGGAGTACTTACACATGCTTGGTATCATATACCGAGACCTGAAGCCGGAGAACATTCTAGTCCGTGAAGATGGACACATTATGCTCACAGATTTCGACCTCTCACTTCGATGTGCAGTGAACCCAACTCTTCTCACATCAACTTCCCCTCCTGACCCCGCCAGAATGTCAGATCCATACAACACATCAAACTGCATACAACCGTTCTGCGTCAACGAACAGTCTTGCCAGGTCTCCTGTTTCAGTCCAAGACTCTCCTCAAACCAACAACAACAAGGCCGGAAACCGA
The window above is part of the Brassica napus cultivar Da-Ae chromosome C8, Da-Ae, whole genome shotgun sequence genome. Proteins encoded here:
- the LOC106367804 gene encoding serine/threonine-protein kinase KIPK1 is translated as MGSFAGSCEIVEEKDEELRMAKVHSGRYGKPSLGGSSNKDSERKQREYHGSLEYDIDKLFQSIPVKPPTRRLLSSSFHNNFETSASAGPSRTTSPSKRSAMKKPMTPQSPRVADSLSLKQALRDRCISKASEMAAQKRLSKSAAASPRVSEADRIKSLYNQSTRLVPVDKGKGTLVDETSLMPVNKDIPSTSRSVSQRSEEPPNPVSEPSQGGTNRSGSWLSSGSGDCEVELDENVASTSAQDDVQEVDKHVTSLLPSDSSNKDNAEELEKKILSTTLDLEQTVKLDDSPPEKSKTVRKVTRMIPRPKKKILVKKKLKIGIVSTKKDEETNKLLCQRCHCSLKSTSIINNQPPSYTTSHEVADENSSGSCNVSQSSEAEIIVMKQNVSSSNNDSGNKFEFSLSSKDSLGDYSRSTSMSEESNLSSRFSCGNKPHMSMDVRWEAIKHVKLQCGGSLGLRHFNLLKKLGCGDIGTVYLAELIGTNCLFAIKVMDNEFLARRKKSPRAQAEREILKMLDHPFLPTLYAQFTSDNLSCLVMEYCPGGDVHVLRQKQLGRCFPEPAARFYVAEILLALEYLHMLGIIYRDLKPENILVREDGHIMLTDFDLSLRCAVNPTLLTSTSPPDPARMSDPYNTSNCIQPFCVNEQSCQVSCFSPRLSSNQQQQGRKPKRPDQHLNRSSLPQLVAEPTEARSNSFVGTHEYLAPEIIKGEGHGAAVDWWTFGVLLYELLYGKTPFKGYNNDQTLANVVLENLKFPDSPLVSFQAKDLIRGLLVKEPENRFGTEKGSAEIKRHPFFEGLNWALIRCATPPELPDCYDFGGGPGSPGGNDDRYLECKAIGDHLEFELF